Within the Longimicrobium sp. genome, the region TGCACGTGTCGCAGTCGCACCCGATCACCGGCACCCCGAAGCTGGTGCCGGTCCCCAGGAACCGCAGCTTCACGGCAGGGGGAGTGCGAAGGTGCGAAAGTGCGGGAGTGCGAGAGTAAAGGCCGAAGCGAGGACGCCCGTGCCGTCTACTTTCGCACTTTCGCACTCAGTACTTTCGCACTTCTTCATATCACCACCACCTGCAGCAGGTTGGTGGTCCCCGCCTTGTGCATCGGCAGGCCGGCGGTCACCACGATGCGGTCGCCAGGCTTCGCCAGGCCGCGCCTGACCGCTTCCTCGCGCCCGCACTCCATCATCTCGGCGTAGGTCGCTTCGCGGGAGCAGACCACCGGGACCACGCCCCACACCAGCGCGAGCTGCTGGTAGGTCTGCGGATTTCCGGTGATGGCCAGGATGGGCACCGGCGGCCGGAACGACGACACCACGCGGGCGGTGGAGCCGCTGCTGGTGAAGGTGAGGATCAGCGGCGCCTTCAGCCGGCGGACCGCTTCGACGGTGGCGCCGGCGATGGCGCGTTCCGTGGGCGTGGTGCCGTCCACCCCCGGGTCGATGGGGATGTCGTAGTGCGGGCCTGTTTCCAGGATGTGCGAATCCTCGATCTCCTGCGCGATGCGCACCATCGCCTGCACCGCCGCGACGGGAAACTTGCCCGTGGCCGTCTCCGCCGAAAGCATCAGGGCGTCGGTACCGTCGATGATGGCGTTGGCCACGTCCGACGCCTCGGCGCGGGTGGGGCGCGGGTTTTCGATCATCGACTCCAGCATCTGCGTGGCCGTGATCACCGGCCTGCTGGCGCCGTTCGCCATCTGGATCATCCGCTTCTGCGCCAGCGGCACCTGCTCGAAGGGCAGCTCCACGCCCAGGTCGCCGCGCGCCACCATCGCCGCCGCGGACTGCTCCAGGATGGCCGACAGGTTCTCCAGCGCCATCCCTTTTTCCACCTTCACCACCACCAGCGGGCCGCCGGGGGGAATGCGGCTGACCAGGTCCTTCACGTCCTCGGCCGAGCGGACGAACGAAAGGGCCAGGTAGTCCAGCTTCTGCTCCAGCGCGAAGTCCAGGTCGCGGAGGTCCTTTTCCGTCAGCGAGGGGATGCTTACCAGCGTGTTGGGAAGGTTGATCCCCTTGTTGCTGGTGAGCTCGCCGCCGTGGATGACGCGCATGGTCACCCGCGGCGGCTGCACCTCCTCGACGATCAGCTCCATCAGGCCGTCGGCCAGCAGCACCACCTCGCCCACCTCCACGTCGTGCGCCAGCTCGTGGAAGGTGGTGGGGAGCTCGCCCTCCTGGTGCTCGCCCTCAGGGGCAAAGACCACGCGGTCGCCGGTCTTGAGCACGGCGGCCTCGCCCAGCACGCCCACGCGGATCTTGGGGCCCTGCAGGTCGCCCAGGATGGCGATGGGGCGGCCCTTGTCGCGCGAGCACGCGCGGACGTTGGCGATGGTTTCGGCGTGGCGGTCCAGCTCGCCGTGCGAAAAGTTGATCCGGGCTACGTCCATCCCAGCGTCGACGAG harbors:
- the pyk gene encoding pyruvate kinase, whose protein sequence is MQRRTKIVCTLGPASWSPERIAALVDAGMDVARINFSHGELDRHAETIANVRACSRDKGRPIAILGDLQGPKIRVGVLGEAAVLKTGDRVVFAPEGEHQEGELPTTFHELAHDVEVGEVVLLADGLMELIVEEVQPPRVTMRVIHGGELTSNKGINLPNTLVSIPSLTEKDLRDLDFALEQKLDYLALSFVRSAEDVKDLVSRIPPGGPLVVVKVEKGMALENLSAILEQSAAAMVARGDLGVELPFEQVPLAQKRMIQMANGASRPVITATQMLESMIENPRPTRAEASDVANAIIDGTDALMLSAETATGKFPVAAVQAMVRIAQEIEDSHILETGPHYDIPIDPGVDGTTPTERAIAGATVEAVRRLKAPLILTFTSSGSTARVVSSFRPPVPILAITGNPQTYQQLALVWGVVPVVCSREATYAEMMECGREEAVRRGLAKPGDRIVVTAGLPMHKAGTTNLLQVVVI